Part of the Sulfuricurvum kujiense DSM 16994 genome, GAAAGGGCCAAAGGATTTGACGGTTCTGCCGTTTTAGGTGAATTCGTCCCTTTTAGCGGCAATGTCGAAGCATTGCGTATGACACTTCATATCAATGACATATTAGTACAAGAAGCAGCCTACGGTCTTATGATCTATAAGCCGATTGAAATGATCGAAGAGATTAAAACGTTCATGAGTTTTGAAGACGGTGATATTATTATGAGCGGCACCCCAAAAGGGGTTGCAACCTATAAAATCGGCGATACGTTTGTCGGACGGGTTTACAGCAAAGACCGGTTATTAGTAGAAAGTCAATGGAGTGTCAAATCCTAATTCACCTAAATGCCAACTCGATGCTGAAAGAGGATTCATCATGCATTATAGAGTAATCAAAGCCGATTTCGTGACTTAATCGTTTCAATATTTTTTCTCCTATCTTGGAGCTAAACAAGTATTTTTCATTCCCTATTTGATTGCCGATCCAAAATTTTCTTTCCAACGGGTTACACCCGATTTCTACCGTACTGCCCTCTTTTGCGTACGTAATCGCATTTTCAAGCAAGGCACCTAACACTTTAAAAAGTAATTTTTCTGAGGCTACGACGCTGAAGGTTTCTTTCGGAAGCTGTAATGTAAGTCTTTTGCGTTGAATCAAAATCCCCATCTTTGTTTCCAGTGTTTTAAACATGTGCATAATTTCAATATCGCTTGCTTCCTCAAAATCTGAACTTTCAAGAAAAAGGACATTTTTAAGTTCTCGTGTCAATCGCTCAATATCATTCCCAAGATCGATAATGAATTGGCGTTTCGTATAAGTATTGCTGGAATCATAGACGTCTAAGCGTGATCTCATGAGAGCCAAAGGGGTTTTAAGCTCATGTGCGGCTTCTCTAAACAATTCCGCTTCTTTCAGCCGATATCCTTCCAAACGTTTAATTAAACCGGTAAACGCAGTCGATACCTCTTTTATTTCAGACGAAGCATCATCCAGCGACAAATCAAATGCACTGTCATTTTTCCATTTTCTTGTCTTACCGGCTAATACTTCTAAGGGCTTCATATAAAAATCAAGTGTAAAAATAGCGATGATTAAAATGACGATCAGAGAAAGAACATATTGAAGAAGCAGGCGCTGCGTATATTTGTTAGTAGCTTTATCAATTTTTCGGTGATCGCTAATGGCATTCAAATAATAGTTGTTGGTGAGTTTTATTGACGAAACAATTATCTTGTTATTTGTTCTATAGGGATTGGGTGAAACAACAAAACGGAGCGCATTCACTTCTGAATCGCTTATTATCATTACATTGTGCGGAATCTTATAAAGGAAGTTTATATCGCTTGAGGGAGTCAACTGCGTACCGCTGATGTATTCATCACGGCTTTCCACCAAAAGATGGGCAAGTACTTTTTCTACATCTTCTTCTTTTTGTGTATGGATCGCCTTTACTGCAATCAACAAGTTAATGCTAAACGCAATGGCAAGACCTATGGCAAAAATAAGGGAAATTTTAAATTTTAACGATGCCGCCCATTTAAATCGCAATTAAATATCCTCGTGTCTTGATGGTCTTAATGATACCCGGATGAAGCTTACGGCGTATGCGCCCGACAAGTTCGTCAATCGCATTAGAGGTAATATTTTCAGGATTGTCATAAATAGCATCCATGATCTCATTACGGGAAACGATACTTTCGCGTTCCAAAAGATAAAAAAACAACTTTTGTTCATTGCCACTCAAAAGAACCTCATTACCGGATTTTTTGATTTTTTTAGCGTTTAGATCGATTTCAAGTTCTTCAAAGATTTTGACTTTTGGAACATAACGGCGCGACAGCGCGATCAAACGCGCACGCAGTTCTTTGATATCAAACGGCTTTTCTAAGTAATCATCCGCACCGAACTCCAAGCCTTGAACTTTTTCATCTATGCTTCCCAATGCACTGAGAACTAAAATCCCCATCGACGGATTTTTATGTTTCCCGTAGGTAATCAGTTCTTGCACACAGTCTTTTCCGTGGAAAGTCCGATCCACAAGAAAAATCTGATACGTATACGCATCGAGATAAACTTTGGCATCTTGTACATTGCCTACGGTATCGATGATCCAATCTTCATTTTGCAAAGAAAGCTTTAGTAATTCTAGAAGTTCAGGCTCGTCATCAGCAATCAATATCCGCATTTATAACTCTTTTAGCTCATTCACGAATATTTTAATGGTTTTATCTTTTAATTCCCTTTTGATAGCGGCAGAGAGGACTATGGCTTCGGTCTCATGCAAGAAAAGACGAAACAGTCCGAAATCCCGTCTTGCACTTACTTGTTCCTCCGCACTGATTAAAAAGGCTCCGGCACTGTATCGTTTGCATGGGAAAAAATAAAAATCATCATATCCTTCTTCCAATAACAAATCAACCAACGTATCTTTATTCGCGATTTCAAAGTAAATATCCATTCCGCTTAAACGCATCATTTCCCCTTTTTGTAAATCATTTTAAATGCAGGCGGAAGAATCAAGAGGGTTAAAATAGTAGATGTAACCAATCCTCCCAATACAACAATGGCCAGCGGTTTTTGGATCTCACTCCCGACACCGGAAGCGAATAACAGCGGCAACAGGCCTAAAGCCGCAATAAAGGCGGTCATCAAAACTGGTCTGAGCCGTCTGCGTGCACCTTCCTGGACAGCATCGTCAATAGAATAACCGTTCCCCAAGAGCGTATTGAAGTAACTCACCATTACGACACCATTGAGTACGGCGATCCCAAAAAGGGCGATAAATCCGACAGAGGCCGGAACCGAGAGATACTCTCCGCTGAAATACAACGAAATGATCCCTCCCGTCACCGCAAACGGAATATTGAGCAAAATAAGCGCCGTCGAACTCACCGAACGGAACGTAAAGAATAAAATAAGAAAAATCACTCCGATGCTTATCGGAATAACAGTCATCAATTTTGCGGCCGCGCGCTGCTGGTTTTCAAACTGTCCGCCATAGACGATAGTATATCCTTTCGGAAGTTTGACATTGGCATCGATCTTTTGTTTGGCTTCTTCAACAAATCCGACCAAATCACGCCCCTCGACGTTAGCCCGGACCGTACTGTATCTTTGTCCGTTTTCACGATCTACTTTTAAAGCACCTTCACTCGTTTCGATTTGAGCAACACTCGAAATCGGTACGGAGAATCCGTCACTTAACGGTAGTTCCAATGATTTGAACAGTTCCATATCCTGAGAAACTTCACCGTCAAATCGCATTAGGACCGGTATTCTTGCATTCTCAATCGAAAGTTCGTCAATCGTAACCCCTTCCAAGGCTGTTTTTAAGAAAAGCTCGAGTTCGGCCGTATCGACACCGGTCTTTGCCGATTCCGTTCGGTTCGGCTTAACGCTTAGGTAGTTGACCCCTTCGTTCAGTGTTGTAAACACTTCCGAGGACCCTTTTATCCCGCCTAGTGTATCGGCGATGTTTTGGCTAAGTTCATTCAACATATCAATATCATTTCCGTAAATTTTAACAGCCAAATCACCCCGAGAACCTGTCAGCATCTCTGATATCCTCATTTCAATCGGCTGAGTAAAACTAAAACTGATACCCGGAAAGTTTTTGAGGGATGCTTCAATTTTTCTTTTAATTTCGTCTTTATTCTTCGCTTTCCATTCTGTTTGCGGTTTTAGCGTAATAAACGTATCCGTTTGATTTAATCCCATAGGGTCAAGTCCGAGTTCATCCGAACCGGTTCGTGCAACAATCGTTTTAATTTCCGGAACATGCTCAATGAGAGTCCGTTGTACCGCGAGATTAAGCTCTTTGGATTTTTCCAGTGAAATAGAAGGCGGAGTCTCGATTCCTAAAATTATATCCCCCTCATCCAACGTCGGCATAAAGCTTTTCCCGACAAATGCAAATAATGTGAAACTGATGATCAAAAATACAATGGCTCCGGTAAAAAGAGTTTTCGTACGTGTCATCGCAAAATGCAGCATCGGTTCATAGAGACGGGTAAAAAAGCTCCCGATAAACGTCTCTTTATGCGGGGCACTTTTTAAGATAAGCGAGCTGACGACCGGAATAAGTGTTAACGAAAGGAAAAGTGAACCGAAAAGCGCAAAAACAATAGTCATTGCGACCGGTGCAAAAAGTTTCCCCTCCAGCCCTTCCAATGTCAATAACGGTAAAAATACAACCGCAATAATCAAAATACCGCTAAAAACCGCTGTGCTTACCTCTTTTGTAGCGCGATAAACCTGATGCAATTTAGGCAGAGAGGTATCATTTTCACTCAGTTTGGCAAAAGCGTTTTCAACAACGACAACCGCTGAATCGACTAACATCCCGATGGCTATCGCCAAGCCTCCCAAACTCATCAGATTGGCGCTTAACCCAAAATATTTCATCAGCAAAAAAGCAATCGCGATTGAAAACGGCAAAATGACACTCACGGCGATTGCCGCACGTACATCTCCCAAAAAGACCATGAGAAGAATAATGACCAATACAATGGCTTCCATCAAAGCTTTAGAAACAGTCCCGACCGCTTTCTCGATCAAATTGCTTCGATCATAAAAAGGGACAATAGTTACGCCCGCAGGAAGCATCGGTTTCAGTTGATCGAGTCTTTCTTTAATTTGCGAAATGGTCTCTTGGGCATTGGCCCCTTTAAGTGTCAAAACAAGGCCTTCTGTCGCTTCTCCGACACCGTCTTTGGTAACAAATCCCAGTCGCGTTCTCGAATCGTCTCGGACTTCACAAAAATCCCCCACACGGATCGGTCCGTTATGAGAATGGATCGTGATATTGGCGATTTCGCTCGCATCTTTGACACCGCTTTGAACTTTCACCAAATAGCTCTCTTCGTTTGCGTCGACCCGTCCAGCACCATCATTTTTCAGATTTTTTTCCAATGTGTCCTGCAGGGTGCTCAAAGGTATCCCCAAGTGGCGCATTGCCGTATAATCAGGCTGCACCACGATAGCCCGTGCTTCACCGCCGAGCGAATTGACATCCGCTACCCCTTTGGCACCACGCAATACCGGACGAATGACGAAATCGAGCAGTTCGCGTTTCTCTTTTGGGCTTATATTTCCTTCGATCGTAAACATAAAAGCTTCGCCCAACGGTGTGGTAATAGGGGCCATGCCCCCTTCCACCCCTTTTGGGAGTGTCGGAAGGAGCGATGCAAGTTTTTCAGAAACTTGATTGCGTGCCCGGTAAATATCCGTACCGTCATTAAAATCAATCGTTATGTCGGCAATCGCATATTTTGACGTACTCTTGAGAAGCTTCTCATTTTCCAATCCCAGCAATTCTGCTTCCAAGGGCTTCACAACACGGTTTTCAACCTCTTCAGGGGTCATTCCGGGTGCTTTCAAAATGATTTTCACCTGAGTCGATGAAATATCCGGAAAAGCATCAATCGGGATTTTATAAAATGAATAGATGCCATACCCGAATAGGGCCATGGAGAGGAGAATGACGATGAGCCGTTGTTTGAGAGAAAATTCAATAATAGAGTTCAGCATTATTCAAATCCCAATCCGCTCAATGCACCTTTTAAGGTAATGATCCCGTCACTCGCAACTTTTGTTGTAGTGTCTAGTCCTTCAGGTTTAACCGCTATATAGTTTTTATAAATTTTTTGGATTTGAATGGTTTGCGGTTTAAATCCTGTCGGCGTTTGTACAAAGCAGATGTCATTTTTCTTGTATTTTGTAACAGCGGAACGTGGAATCAAAATCCATTTATCGGTTTGCGTTGAAGCAATATAAAACTCATCCGAAGTCCCTGCACGGTTATTACTATTGACATTCAAGACAGCAATGGCGGTCGCGGAATTGTTCATGACATCGACTGATGAAGAGACCGCCGTGATTTTTCCGGCTTCCGCACCTGTTTTATCCATCACCAGCGCACCTTTACGGATACTTCCAATCATTTTAGGAGGAATTTTGATAAACGCACTGAGCGCATTTGCACTGGCAATTTTCAGATAAGGGACAAACGGATCAATCTTTTCACCGGCTTTGAGAGGGGCATGAGCCAATATGCCGTTTTGACGAGCTCTGATCGTGAACATCATCCCGTTTTTCGGTTGGATATCCGCACCCGAGAAAATAAATCGATTTTCTATCTCGGATACTTTGGATTTCAGACTCAGAACTTCGATGCCGCTTTTTTGCGATTCACGTAAAGATATCACGCCGTCTTTGTACAAAGCCTGATCTTTTTGAGCATATTCCTGAGCCAATTTAAGGCGATTTCGAAGATCGCTGAGTTCATAGCTGCTTGAAAGCAATTCTGAAGAGGCAATGGTGCAGATTACTTCCCCTTTTTTTACGGTATCCCCGGTTTGTTTCATTAGCTCCGCCACCGTAGCTTCACCGCTTAGCGTATAACTTCTTGATCCTTTGTCGCTGTAATCAAATGTTCCGATAAACGGCCCCATGGCTTCAGACTTGATCATTCGTACTTGTTCTACCGTGATGCCCATTTTTTTCATCTGAGCTTCACTCATTGTGATTTGTGCCATTAGCGCCGTTGCGCTTAACAGAATCAATAAACTTTTTTTCATTACCAGATCCCCCCTAGTTTCTCTTCGATAGCAGACATCTCTTCAATGTATTCTTGTTTGACTTGAAGGGTTCGCAAACGCGCATCATAATAGGCATTTTTAGAAGCCAGATATTCAAATTGCCCTATTACACCCCCTTCATATCCTTTATGCGCCATCGCAAAAAGAGTTTCGTATTTTTTTTCATTCTCTCTCAATACGTTTATATTCTCTTTTCGCTCTTTTAAATGGTCAAATAATCCTTGAACACTTAACTCCAGTTTTTGTCTGCTCACTTCCCGCATATTGACCAGCGCACTGCGCTCATTCATCAATGCCGCGATTTTATTTTCATTTTTACTGCTGATTGCCAAAGGGATGGTAAGCCGAAAATCGACACTGTTTTGCGTCGGTTCCTGTGTCATTCCTATCCCTACCGAAACCGCCTCAATGGTAGAATGACGTAATGTTGCTATTTGAGCATTCAACGTATCGATACGAATATCCAGTGATTTTAATATCGGTGTGTTCATAATGCGATTATGGATTGAATCAGCTTCTATAAATTCAAATTTCAAATCATCGATCATCACTTCTTCATCCGACATTACCGCTTCTTTCAGATAATGTTGAGCATGTTCCGCTTCCATCATAACAGATGCGAGAT contains:
- a CDS encoding fumarylacetoacetate hydrolase family protein, which encodes MKIIRFNTSNIAPSKIVCIGRNYVEHIRELNNEIPSSMVVFNKPNSAVTDVLRFITPDTRFEGEICFLMMGGTIAGIGFGLDLTKAELQNHLKSKGLPWERAKGFDGSAVLGEFVPFSGNVEALRMTLHINDILVQEAAYGLMIYKPIEMIEEIKTFMSFEDGDIIMSGTPKGVATYKIGDTFVGRVYSKDRLLVESQWSVKS
- a CDS encoding sensor histidine kinase, which codes for MRFKWAASLKFKISLIFAIGLAIAFSINLLIAVKAIHTQKEEDVEKVLAHLLVESRDEYISGTQLTPSSDINFLYKIPHNVMIISDSEVNALRFVVSPNPYRTNNKIIVSSIKLTNNYYLNAISDHRKIDKATNKYTQRLLLQYVLSLIVILIIAIFTLDFYMKPLEVLAGKTRKWKNDSAFDLSLDDASSEIKEVSTAFTGLIKRLEGYRLKEAELFREAAHELKTPLALMRSRLDVYDSSNTYTKRQFIIDLGNDIERLTRELKNVLFLESSDFEEASDIEIMHMFKTLETKMGILIQRKRLTLQLPKETFSVVASEKLLFKVLGALLENAITYAKEGSTVEIGCNPLERKFWIGNQIGNEKYLFSSKIGEKILKRLSHEIGFDYSIMHDESSFSIELAFR
- a CDS encoding response regulator transcription factor, whose amino-acid sequence is MRILIADDEPELLELLKLSLQNEDWIIDTVGNVQDAKVYLDAYTYQIFLVDRTFHGKDCVQELITYGKHKNPSMGILVLSALGSIDEKVQGLEFGADDYLEKPFDIKELRARLIALSRRYVPKVKIFEELEIDLNAKKIKKSGNEVLLSGNEQKLFFYLLERESIVSRNEIMDAIYDNPENITSNAIDELVGRIRRKLHPGIIKTIKTRGYLIAI
- a CDS encoding DUF3240 family protein: MMRLSGMDIYFEIANKDTLVDLLLEEGYDDFYFFPCKRYSAGAFLISAEEQVSARRDFGLFRLFLHETEAIVLSAAIKRELKDKTIKIFVNELKEL
- a CDS encoding efflux RND transporter permease subunit; protein product: MLNSIIEFSLKQRLIVILLSMALFGYGIYSFYKIPIDAFPDISSTQVKIILKAPGMTPEEVENRVVKPLEAELLGLENEKLLKSTSKYAIADITIDFNDGTDIYRARNQVSEKLASLLPTLPKGVEGGMAPITTPLGEAFMFTIEGNISPKEKRELLDFVIRPVLRGAKGVADVNSLGGEARAIVVQPDYTAMRHLGIPLSTLQDTLEKNLKNDGAGRVDANEESYLVKVQSGVKDASEIANITIHSHNGPIRVGDFCEVRDDSRTRLGFVTKDGVGEATEGLVLTLKGANAQETISQIKERLDQLKPMLPAGVTIVPFYDRSNLIEKAVGTVSKALMEAIVLVIILLMVFLGDVRAAIAVSVILPFSIAIAFLLMKYFGLSANLMSLGGLAIAIGMLVDSAVVVVENAFAKLSENDTSLPKLHQVYRATKEVSTAVFSGILIIAVVFLPLLTLEGLEGKLFAPVAMTIVFALFGSLFLSLTLIPVVSSLILKSAPHKETFIGSFFTRLYEPMLHFAMTRTKTLFTGAIVFLIISFTLFAFVGKSFMPTLDEGDIILGIETPPSISLEKSKELNLAVQRTLIEHVPEIKTIVARTGSDELGLDPMGLNQTDTFITLKPQTEWKAKNKDEIKRKIEASLKNFPGISFSFTQPIEMRISEMLTGSRGDLAVKIYGNDIDMLNELSQNIADTLGGIKGSSEVFTTLNEGVNYLSVKPNRTESAKTGVDTAELELFLKTALEGVTIDELSIENARIPVLMRFDGEVSQDMELFKSLELPLSDGFSVPISSVAQIETSEGALKVDRENGQRYSTVRANVEGRDLVGFVEEAKQKIDANVKLPKGYTIVYGGQFENQQRAAAKLMTVIPISIGVIFLILFFTFRSVSSTALILLNIPFAVTGGIISLYFSGEYLSVPASVGFIALFGIAVLNGVVMVSYFNTLLGNGYSIDDAVQEGARRRLRPVLMTAFIAALGLLPLLFASGVGSEIQKPLAIVVLGGLVTSTILTLLILPPAFKMIYKKGK
- a CDS encoding efflux RND transporter periplasmic adaptor subunit, coding for MKKSLLILLSATALMAQITMSEAQMKKMGITVEQVRMIKSEAMGPFIGTFDYSDKGSRSYTLSGEATVAELMKQTGDTVKKGEVICTIASSELLSSSYELSDLRNRLKLAQEYAQKDQALYKDGVISLRESQKSGIEVLSLKSKVSEIENRFIFSGADIQPKNGMMFTIRARQNGILAHAPLKAGEKIDPFVPYLKIASANALSAFIKIPPKMIGSIRKGALVMDKTGAEAGKITAVSSSVDVMNNSATAIAVLNVNSNNRAGTSDEFYIASTQTDKWILIPRSAVTKYKKNDICFVQTPTGFKPQTIQIQKIYKNYIAVKPEGLDTTTKVASDGIITLKGALSGLGFE
- a CDS encoding TolC family protein, with the translated sequence MKRIWAYSLILIPFLGNAVSFNDFTKRAYDVSEQVIESNGRMNAIGFEKASALAGDPLSIETSTRRIKADDTMDSGKEYGIMLDYAFKMPSFKAAQANEFELKKKETEHEIATHKGSIQVALKRGWLMYQLEHERSVILSEKRDFSYKAYQVGEKKFKAGRLSQMEFLRLESEYQSTVQDLASVMMEAEHAQHYLKEAVMSDEEVMIDDLKFEFIEADSIHNRIMNTPILKSLDIRIDTLNAQIATLRHSTIEAVSVGIGMTQEPTQNSVDFRLTIPLAISSKNENKIAALMNERSALVNMREVSRQKLELSVQGLFDHLKERKENINVLRENEKKYETLFAMAHKGYEGGVIGQFEYLASKNAYYDARLRTLQVKQEYIEEMSAIEEKLGGIW